A single Streptomyces mirabilis DNA region contains:
- a CDS encoding amidase has translation MSRSLNRRVFLASSTAVASGVALRTATAAQASTTPRVPDIRVREAALDDPTEATLTEAVVLMRRGKLTSTSLTEAYLDRIERYDGTYQAYAEVTADAALSAARKADRGQGARGVLRGIPLCIKDNYFTRGVPTRCNSSIFEDFVPDEDATAVARLKAAGGIVLGKGQMGPLATTRATKPNGTVTTVNAWTPGDPGVDPGGSSTGPACSVAGRMAASSIGTQTGGSIVLPSNQQNLTGLKPTMGRVSIHGVIPLSFTRDHSGPLARDAMDAALMLQVMAGPDAKDPRTLGLPAVPDLVRAATPVLSRGGAPRMRRATRIGVPSDFLTAQKELRTALLNQLDAMPGVTLVDIAYPADWTLLTGTFNAARLAERTEPFRHWLREDPAKFGVSLLSWLQGLMLSGDEWITAQRAKNHLLREVLDGVMNRCDVLLQTGPVPFDILGLPEIAFPIGFDAGGVPVGAILGGQPYEEDRLLEVAAAYQAVTDWHTRRPADPVPAAARLKAVIARPRLSAEEVATSSA, from the coding sequence ATGAGCAGATCCCTCAACCGCCGGGTGTTCCTGGCGAGTTCGACGGCCGTGGCGAGCGGGGTCGCCTTGCGGACGGCCACCGCGGCGCAGGCCTCCACGACACCCCGTGTCCCCGACATCCGCGTACGCGAGGCGGCCCTCGACGACCCCACCGAGGCCACACTCACCGAGGCCGTCGTGCTCATGCGGCGCGGGAAGCTGACCTCGACGTCCCTCACCGAGGCCTACCTCGACCGGATCGAGCGGTACGACGGGACGTATCAGGCGTACGCGGAGGTGACCGCGGACGCGGCGCTCTCGGCGGCGCGCAAGGCGGACCGGGGGCAGGGCGCCCGGGGCGTACTGCGCGGGATACCGCTCTGCATCAAGGACAACTACTTCACCCGAGGCGTGCCGACGCGCTGCAACTCCTCCATCTTCGAGGACTTCGTGCCGGACGAGGACGCGACGGCCGTGGCCCGGCTGAAGGCGGCCGGCGGGATCGTGCTCGGCAAGGGGCAGATGGGCCCGCTGGCCACCACCCGGGCGACGAAGCCGAACGGGACGGTGACCACGGTCAACGCGTGGACGCCCGGGGACCCGGGCGTCGACCCGGGCGGTTCCTCGACCGGGCCGGCCTGTTCGGTCGCCGGGCGCATGGCGGCGTCCTCGATCGGCACCCAGACCGGCGGCTCCATCGTGCTGCCCTCCAACCAACAGAACCTGACCGGTCTGAAGCCGACCATGGGCCGGGTGTCCATCCACGGCGTCATCCCGCTGTCCTTCACCCGCGACCACTCGGGCCCGCTCGCCCGCGACGCCATGGACGCGGCGCTCATGCTCCAGGTCATGGCCGGTCCCGACGCGAAGGACCCGCGCACGCTGGGACTTCCGGCCGTGCCCGATCTCGTACGGGCCGCCACGCCCGTTCTCTCGCGCGGCGGGGCCCCGCGGATGCGCCGGGCCACCCGGATCGGGGTGCCGTCGGACTTCCTGACCGCGCAGAAGGAGCTGCGCACCGCCCTCCTGAACCAGCTGGACGCCATGCCCGGTGTCACCCTCGTCGACATCGCCTACCCCGCCGACTGGACCCTCCTGACCGGCACCTTCAACGCGGCCCGGCTCGCCGAGCGCACCGAGCCGTTCCGGCACTGGCTGCGCGAGGACCCGGCCAAGTTCGGTGTCTCGCTGCTGAGTTGGCTCCAGGGGCTGATGCTCTCGGGCGACGAGTGGATCACTGCCCAGCGCGCCAAGAACCATCTGCTGCGGGAGGTCCTGGACGGGGTCATGAACCGCTGCGACGTGCTCCTGCAGACCGGCCCCGTCCCCTTCGACATCCTGGGGCTGCCCGAGATCGCGTTCCCCATCGGCTTCGACGCGGGCGGGGTGCCGGTGGGGGCGATCCTCGGCGGGCAGCCCTACGAGGAGGACCGGCTGCTGGAGGTCGCCGCCGCGTATCAGGCGGTCACCGACTGGCACACGCGGCGGCCCGCCGACCCGGTCCCGGCCGCCGCGCGTCTCAAGGCCGTGATCGCGCGCCCCCGGCTCTCGGCGGAAGAGGTGGCCACGAGCTCGGCCTGA
- a CDS encoding carboxylesterase/lipase family protein, protein MAVDAVDSVPQTHDPVVTTPYGAVRGRYEDGIAVFRGIPYAAPPFGARRFRPPVPPEPWDGVRDAGEFGPTPPKPPYSEAFARLLADPVVPGDDCLNLNVWTPEPGPGARLPVMVWIHGGALTRGSSAVPVYDGHAFARDGVVLVSINYRLGVEGYGLFPDAPPNAGLRDQLAALEWVRESIARFGGDPDRVTVFGESAGAISIGALLASPRARGLFRRAVLQSGPPEASERDKVRRMVRRMATRLKVPATARAFAAVDRALLLRTQADVARLSSPVLGGPAFGIVVDGDLVPRDPMEALVAGGAGGAPDVELLLGWTSEEYRLWLAPGGLLERVDRLGPVALAGAMARCRCGHEVLRGYRAIHPEAGTADLVGQMVTDHLLRVPLHRLADARPPRTPAYVYEFTWPSNVPGLGACHALELGFVFDTVKVPQAAQLAGPGAPQELADAMHAAWVRFAVEGDPGWHAWDASHPVRIFGAGAPHTVLGPRDRELALWDAESGRPGAPLSSPESTPSSRPRRPRRVMAVRPSSWPPLPPRAGGARSRP, encoded by the coding sequence ATGGCAGTGGACGCGGTGGACTCGGTTCCACAGACGCACGACCCGGTGGTCACCACTCCCTACGGAGCGGTGCGCGGCCGGTACGAGGACGGGATCGCCGTGTTCCGTGGCATCCCCTACGCGGCCCCGCCGTTCGGCGCCCGCCGCTTCCGGCCACCCGTCCCGCCCGAGCCCTGGGACGGTGTGCGCGACGCGGGGGAGTTCGGGCCGACGCCGCCCAAGCCGCCCTACTCCGAGGCGTTCGCACGACTCCTCGCCGACCCCGTGGTCCCCGGCGACGACTGCCTCAACCTGAACGTCTGGACACCGGAACCCGGCCCCGGCGCCCGGCTGCCCGTCATGGTGTGGATCCACGGCGGCGCCCTGACCCGCGGCTCGTCGGCCGTGCCCGTCTACGACGGCCACGCCTTCGCCCGGGACGGTGTCGTCCTCGTCTCGATCAACTACCGGCTGGGTGTGGAGGGTTACGGCCTCTTCCCGGACGCGCCGCCCAACGCCGGGCTGCGCGACCAGCTCGCCGCGCTGGAGTGGGTACGGGAGTCGATCGCGCGGTTCGGCGGCGACCCGGACCGGGTGACCGTGTTCGGTGAGTCGGCCGGGGCCATCAGCATCGGGGCGCTGCTGGCCAGTCCGCGCGCCCGGGGGCTGTTCCGGCGGGCCGTCCTGCAGAGCGGACCGCCGGAGGCGAGCGAGCGCGACAAGGTGCGGCGCATGGTGCGCAGGATGGCCACCCGGCTGAAGGTCCCGGCGACGGCGCGGGCGTTCGCCGCCGTGGACCGCGCGCTGCTGCTGCGCACCCAGGCCGACGTGGCCAGGCTCAGCAGCCCGGTCCTCGGCGGGCCGGCCTTCGGGATCGTCGTCGACGGCGACCTCGTCCCGCGCGACCCGATGGAGGCGCTTGTCGCAGGCGGCGCGGGCGGCGCGCCCGACGTCGAACTGCTGCTGGGGTGGACCAGCGAGGAGTACCGGCTGTGGCTGGCCCCGGGAGGTCTGCTGGAGCGTGTCGACCGGCTCGGTCCCGTCGCCCTGGCCGGCGCCATGGCCCGCTGCCGCTGCGGCCACGAGGTGCTCCGCGGCTATCGCGCGATCCACCCGGAGGCGGGCACCGCGGACCTCGTCGGGCAGATGGTCACCGACCATCTGCTGCGGGTGCCGCTGCACCGGCTCGCCGACGCCCGTCCACCGCGGACACCCGCCTACGTCTACGAGTTCACCTGGCCCTCCAACGTGCCCGGCCTCGGTGCCTGCCACGCCCTGGAACTCGGCTTCGTCTTCGACACCGTGAAGGTGCCCCAGGCGGCGCAGCTCGCGGGCCCGGGCGCCCCGCAGGAACTGGCCGACGCGATGCACGCTGCGTGGGTGCGGTTCGCGGTCGAGGGTGACCCGGGCTGGCATGCCTGGGACGCCTCGCACCCGGTCCGGATCTTCGGCGCGGGCGCACCGCACACCGTACTCGGACCACGCGACCGTGAACTGGCGCTGTGGGACGCCGAGTCGGGGAGGCCCGGTGCGCCGCTCAGCTCCCCGGAGTCCACCCCTTCGTCACGCCCGCGCCGACCCCGCCGGGTCATGGCCGTCAGGCCGAGCTCGTGGCCACCTCTTCCGCCGAGAGCCGGGGGCGCGCGATCACGGCCTTGA